One Pongo pygmaeus isolate AG05252 chromosome 10, NHGRI_mPonPyg2-v2.0_pri, whole genome shotgun sequence genomic window carries:
- the CSAD gene encoding cysteine sulfinic acid decarboxylase isoform X3: MLWPGALSLRASTPASENPKAPLPSHKEFRYTYEIAPVFVLMEEEVLRKLRALVGWSSGDGIFCPGGSISNMYAINLARYQRYPDCKQRGLRTLPPLALFTSKECHYSIQKGAAFLGLGTDSVRVVKADERGKMVPEDLERQIGMAEAEGAVPFLVSATSGTTVLGAFDPLEAIADVCQRHGLWLHVDAAWGGSVLLSQTHRHLLDGIQRADSVAWNPHKLLAAGLQCSALLLQDTSNLLKRCHGSQASYLFQQDKFYDVALDTGDKVVQCGRRVDCLKLWLMWKAQGDQGLERRVGQAFVLARYLVEEMKKREGFELVMEPEFVNVCFWFVPPSLRGKQESPDYHERLSKVAPMLKERMVKEGSMMIGYQPHGTRGNFFRVVVANSALTCADMDFLLNELERLGQDL; encoded by the exons GTACACATATGAAATTGCCCCCGTGTTTGTGCTCATGGAAGAGGAGGTGCTGAGGAAACTGCGGGCCCTGGTGGGCTGGAGCTCTGGGGACGGAATCTTCTGCCCTG GTGGCTCCATCTCCAACATGTACGCTATAAATCTGGCCCGCTATCAGCGCTACCCGGATTGCAAGCAGAGGGGCCTCCGCACACTGCCGCCCCTGGCCCTATTCACATCGAAGGAG TGTCACTACTCCATCCAGAAGGGAGCTGCGTTTCTGGGACTTGGCACTGACAGTGTCCGAGTGGTCAAGGCTGATGAGAG agggaAAATGGTCCCCGAGGATCTGGAGAGGCAGATTGGTATGGccgaggctgag GGTGCTGTGCCGTTCCTGGTCAGTGCCACCTCTGGCACCACTGTGCTAGGGGCCTTTGACCCCCTGGAGGCAATTGCTGATGTGTGCCAGCGTCATGGGCTATGGCTGCATGTGGAT GCTGCCTGGGGTGGGAGCGTCCTGCTGTCACAGACACACAGGCATCTCCTGGATGGGATCCAGAG GGCTGACTCTGTGGCCTGGAATCCCCACAAGCTCCTCGCAGCAGGCCTGCAATGCTCTGCACTTCTTCTCCAGGATACCTCG AACCTGCTCAAGCGCTGCCATGGGTCCCAGGCCAGCTACCTTTTCCAGCAGGACAAGTTCTACGATGTGGCTCTGGACACGGGAGACAAGGTGGTGCAGTGTGGCCGCCGTGTGGACTGTCTGAAGCTGTGGCTCATGTGGAAGGCACAGGGCGATCAAGGGCTGGAGCGGCGCGTCGGCCAGGCCTTTGTCCTTGCCCG GTACCTGGTGGAGGAAATGAAGAAGCGGGAAGGGTTTGAGCTAGTCATGGAG CCTGAGTTTGTCAATGTGTGTTTCTGGTTCGTACCCCCCAGCCTGCGAGGGAAGCAGGAGAGTCCAGATTACCACGAAAGGCTGTCGAAG GTGGCCCCCATGCTCAAGGAGCGCATGGTGAAGGAGGGCTCCATGATGATTGGCTACCAGCCCCACGGGACCCGGGGCAACTTCTTCCGTGTGGTTGTGGCCAACTCTGCACTGACCTGTGCTGATATGGACTTCCTCCTCAACGAGCTGGAGCGGCTAGGCCAGGACCTGTGA
- the CSAD gene encoding cysteine sulfinic acid decarboxylase isoform X5 — MVPEDLERQIGMAEAEGAVPFLVSATSGTTVLGAFDPLEAIADVCQRHGLWLHVDAAWGGSVLLSQTHRHLLDGIQRADSVAWNPHKLLAAGLQCSALLLQDTSNLLKRCHGSQASYLFQQDKFYDVALDTGDKVVQCGRRVDCLKLWLMWKAQGDQGLERRVGQAFVLARYLVEEMKKREGFELVMEPEFVNVCFWFVPPSLRGKQESPDYHERLSKVAPMLKERMVKEGSMMIGYQPHGTRGNFFRVVVANSALTCADMDFLLNELERLGQDL; from the exons ATGGTCCCCGAGGATCTGGAGAGGCAGATTGGTATGGccgaggctgag GGTGCTGTGCCGTTCCTGGTCAGTGCCACCTCTGGCACCACTGTGCTAGGGGCCTTTGACCCCCTGGAGGCAATTGCTGATGTGTGCCAGCGTCATGGGCTATGGCTGCATGTGGAT GCTGCCTGGGGTGGGAGCGTCCTGCTGTCACAGACACACAGGCATCTCCTGGATGGGATCCAGAG GGCTGACTCTGTGGCCTGGAATCCCCACAAGCTCCTCGCAGCAGGCCTGCAATGCTCTGCACTTCTTCTCCAGGATACCTCG AACCTGCTCAAGCGCTGCCATGGGTCCCAGGCCAGCTACCTTTTCCAGCAGGACAAGTTCTACGATGTGGCTCTGGACACGGGAGACAAGGTGGTGCAGTGTGGCCGCCGTGTGGACTGTCTGAAGCTGTGGCTCATGTGGAAGGCACAGGGCGATCAAGGGCTGGAGCGGCGCGTCGGCCAGGCCTTTGTCCTTGCCCG GTACCTGGTGGAGGAAATGAAGAAGCGGGAAGGGTTTGAGCTAGTCATGGAG CCTGAGTTTGTCAATGTGTGTTTCTGGTTCGTACCCCCCAGCCTGCGAGGGAAGCAGGAGAGTCCAGATTACCACGAAAGGCTGTCGAAG GTGGCCCCCATGCTCAAGGAGCGCATGGTGAAGGAGGGCTCCATGATGATTGGCTACCAGCCCCACGGGACCCGGGGCAACTTCTTCCGTGTGGTTGTGGCCAACTCTGCACTGACCTGTGCTGATATGGACTTCCTCCTCAACGAGCTGGAGCGGCTAGGCCAGGACCTGTGA
- the CSAD gene encoding cysteine sulfinic acid decarboxylase isoform X4, whose product MEEEVLRKLRALVGWSSGDGIFCPGGSISNMYAINLARYQRYPDCKQRGLRTLPPLALFTSKECHYSIQKGAAFLGLGTDSVRVVKADERGKMVPEDLERQIGMAEAEGAVPFLVSATSGTTVLGAFDPLEAIADVCQRHGLWLHVDAAWGGSVLLSQTHRHLLDGIQRADSVAWNPHKLLAAGLQCSALLLQDTSNLLKRCHGSQASYLFQQDKFYDVALDTGDKVVQCGRRVDCLKLWLMWKAQGDQGLERRVGQAFVLARYLVEEMKKREGFELVMEPEFVNVCFWFVPPSLRGKQESPDYHERLSKVAPMLKERMVKEGSMMIGYQPHGTRGNFFRVVVANSALTCADMDFLLNELERLGQDL is encoded by the exons ATGGAAGAGGAGGTGCTGAGGAAACTGCGGGCCCTGGTGGGCTGGAGCTCTGGGGACGGAATCTTCTGCCCTG GTGGCTCCATCTCCAACATGTACGCTATAAATCTGGCCCGCTATCAGCGCTACCCGGATTGCAAGCAGAGGGGCCTCCGCACACTGCCGCCCCTGGCCCTATTCACATCGAAGGAG TGTCACTACTCCATCCAGAAGGGAGCTGCGTTTCTGGGACTTGGCACTGACAGTGTCCGAGTGGTCAAGGCTGATGAGAG agggaAAATGGTCCCCGAGGATCTGGAGAGGCAGATTGGTATGGccgaggctgag GGTGCTGTGCCGTTCCTGGTCAGTGCCACCTCTGGCACCACTGTGCTAGGGGCCTTTGACCCCCTGGAGGCAATTGCTGATGTGTGCCAGCGTCATGGGCTATGGCTGCATGTGGAT GCTGCCTGGGGTGGGAGCGTCCTGCTGTCACAGACACACAGGCATCTCCTGGATGGGATCCAGAG GGCTGACTCTGTGGCCTGGAATCCCCACAAGCTCCTCGCAGCAGGCCTGCAATGCTCTGCACTTCTTCTCCAGGATACCTCG AACCTGCTCAAGCGCTGCCATGGGTCCCAGGCCAGCTACCTTTTCCAGCAGGACAAGTTCTACGATGTGGCTCTGGACACGGGAGACAAGGTGGTGCAGTGTGGCCGCCGTGTGGACTGTCTGAAGCTGTGGCTCATGTGGAAGGCACAGGGCGATCAAGGGCTGGAGCGGCGCGTCGGCCAGGCCTTTGTCCTTGCCCG GTACCTGGTGGAGGAAATGAAGAAGCGGGAAGGGTTTGAGCTAGTCATGGAG CCTGAGTTTGTCAATGTGTGTTTCTGGTTCGTACCCCCCAGCCTGCGAGGGAAGCAGGAGAGTCCAGATTACCACGAAAGGCTGTCGAAG GTGGCCCCCATGCTCAAGGAGCGCATGGTGAAGGAGGGCTCCATGATGATTGGCTACCAGCCCCACGGGACCCGGGGCAACTTCTTCCGTGTGGTTGTGGCCAACTCTGCACTGACCTGTGCTGATATGGACTTCCTCCTCAACGAGCTGGAGCGGCTAGGCCAGGACCTGTGA